The Syntrophorhabdaceae bacterium sequence TTCACGGCCTTTATACTTTTAGTCTTATTAAAGATATAAGTTAGATTTAACAATCTTCTCTAACAAGCCTCTTCAAAAGTTCCCTGTTACGCTCAATGATATTATTCAGGTCTAATACCTGGGGGTTTATCTCCTGCCTTCTGGAAAAAGACAGCAGTTTTTTAATAATTTCTGAAGCCTTTTCTGATGCAGATATTATCTGACCTATATAGTTTTTAAGCCTATCTTTCTCTTCCATCTTTATCATGGCAAGACCTGCATAGCCTGATATGGCCGTAAGGATATTATTGAAGTCATGGGCAACTCCACCAACAAATGAACCAAGGGCCTCCATCTTTTGAGAGTGGAGCAATTGTGCCTGGAGTTGCTTTAATTCTGTTATGTCTTCATACGTCATGAGGTAATTACCTGTTGGTAGCACTACAGGTATGAAATTTATAATCTTTTGTGTATTGTCCTTGCAGGTTACCGTAAATGTCCACTGTTTTCCTTCCCTTAATAATGGATTCTGCCTGAATCTTTCCACATCGTTTAGCCATGTGGCTATCACCTTTCTCCTATAATCTGGGTCAGGGTATACCTTTCTGCACCATGTCTTTCCATCAGGTGTATCTTCCATATCATAGCCAAACATCTCTTTGAATTTTGTATTTACATAAGTAAACCTTCCATCCCTGTCAATGAGGGCAAGACCAAATGGTGCGTTCTCTGCAAGGAGAAAAAACCTGAGCCTTTCTTCCTCCAGGTTTCTCTCTGCCTTTTTACGCTCTGTGATATCTACACCTACACCAAAAAAGTAATCCAGTTCATTGTCTTTATTGACAATGGGCATGCCATGCCACTGAACGAGTCTTTTTTTGCCATGTTTTCCTATTATGTGGTTTTCGCTTACTGTCTGTTCCCTATTTTTTATAATCGCTTCAAAGACCTTTGAAAGAGCTTCCCTGTCCTCCTCAGGGATAAAATTGGTGAGACAGTCTTTACCTATAACCTCCTTCTCTGTGTATCCCAGTGTATTCAACAGGGATCTATTCATA is a genomic window containing:
- a CDS encoding PAS domain S-box protein, with protein sequence MDKDILIKIIDFITEPTFAIDNNKRVIACNKALEKVLGVSRDDIIGKDCRDYSYIVYGERRPLFAELIFDDKVNYQVYFKDIIKKDDILYGETYIPSINGKGKYVMVMASPIRDEKGHLIGAMETLRDITEKKEYEDALRKSEEKYKSIYENAIEGMYQSSIDGKYISVNPAMAYMLGYDSPEDMVFSITDIARQVYANSEDRKKYQRSMERDGYVKDFETQLYRKDGSKIWVSLNGRVIKDENSRPLYYEGFVIDITKRKYAEIKLREEMGFNRALIQNSPAFYVAVSPEGRILFMNRSLLNTLGYTEKEVIGKDCLTNFIPEEDREALSKVFEAIIKNREQTVSENHIIGKHGKKRLVQWHGMPIVNKDNELDYFFGVGVDITERKKAERNLEEERLRFFLLAENAPFGLALIDRDGRFTYVNTKFKEMFGYDMEDTPDGKTWCRKVYPDPDYRRKVIATWLNDVERFRQNPLLREGKQWTFTVTCKDNTQKIINFIPVVLPTGNYLMTYEDITELKQLQAQLLHSQKMEALGSFVGGVAHDFNNILTAISGYAGLAMIKMEEKDRLKNYIGQIISASEKASEIIKKLLSFSRRQEINPQVLDLNNIIERNRELLKRLVREDC